Within the Nicotiana tabacum cultivar K326 chromosome 11, ASM71507v2, whole genome shotgun sequence genome, the region TTACACTAGCACTTATTTACCTCTTTTCCTCCAATTCTCTCACGTCACTTTACACTAGCACTCCTTTACCTCTTTTTTTCCAACTCCCCCACGTCACTTTACACTAATACCATCTGAAAAAGAGATAGAAAATCTAGAGCTCTAGGATCCCAAAAAGAAAGCTGCACAATAGCTGGGAAGAAAGAAAACGCAGTAGCAAGAGTTGCTTAAGGCCACTGTAAACCTATCTTTCTCGCAACCTTCTGCCACCCAAAAGATCAGCTTCATCTCCCTCAAAAAACAGCTGCAAAAACCCATAAAAAATAGCTCCAAAACCTCAGCCAAACACCACTTTCAAGCTTTAATCTTCAGCCTTTAAACGATCAGTTTGCTGCTGCCATTTTACCAGCGAAACAGCCAAGAAATAAGCTCCAAACAACCAGTAGAACACCTTTGAAATCAGCCACAGACGGTGGCAGAGCCACCTTATAATTTACATACAATGTGTAGctaggtaaaaaaataaattatatgtatatatattatgtattgaCTTCCCTTAATTTCCTgatatgtttacttttatatattttaaccTTCCTTAACAAAAATTTTGACAACAGAAAAGTGTTGCTTACAATATGCTCCAATAGTTAGATTACAAAATAGCTAAAGGTCTATTTTCTGTTGAATCGACGAAGTCTTTGGTTTGTTGGTTCAATTTGCTTTCGAGATTGATCAGAAGTTCGACATCTCCATTTCAACACTTTGTTTGAGTTCGAGCTTCCTAGATAAAAACAATTGAGGTTTTATTTCTAACTTTTTATCTATAATTTACTTTTAGATTTAATATGCGATAGTTATGTGGTGAAATTTGTTTAAAGTTCCGGAGAATTAGTCTAATTCCTTGGTGAATGCTTTGCTAAATTTAGCTAGCGAAAATGAGTATATCAGACGATTAATTGATGCCTTGAGTTTGTGTTCACGATTTACATGCCATCAGTTGTTATTTTTTTCATGgattttggttggtttgtcaTGTCGCTTTTGTTGAGAGTTTCTTTGGTAATGTGTTGTATGGGCTGCTAGCCAAGAATTTAAGGTTTGAGAATGAGATTTGAACTCAAAAGGGAGCTAATGGGAttaggaaattatttttgataTCGAAAGAAAATATGGGCCCTGTATGATTTTAATAATGTGAAATTAGTGAGTAATGGGGTTCCTTTAGCATAATGCAATCTAGTTATGTTAGAGTGAGCTTCGAGGTTTATTGGGGTAGAATATGGACCAAATAATTTATTTTAGTCAGGCTAATTTAATAAGAGCAAAAACTAACCTATTTTCCACAATTGTTTCATAATTCCTTGTCTCATCGTACATCTCAAATGTAGTTAGGACATTGAATATCATAACTTGCAATAGGTATGGTTCTCTGTGGCATGGTCACGATTCGTAAATTCGAACTCAAGTacgcgtttcacgcgacttgacctcaactttcaataataataaaaataaacatgttgtaaattgtAGGTGCATTTCACGCGACGCGATTtacaatatgtacaaaaataatgagtgcgcgacatcgcgacttgttcaaataaatttcataaatactgCAAtcgtttaaataaataattaaaagtggtatAGGAGCTGTAACGCATAAAAGGTTTTAAACATGTAGTaattcagataattaagccaaatattaaTTGGTAAGCGACCGAGataaaatcacggaactcgggagtgccacacaccttctctcgggttaacaaaatttcttacccggtcttctgtgttcgcggaccataaatagagtcaatttttctcgatttgggattttaaaataaatcggtgacttgggacaccataataaatattccaagtggcgactctaactaaataaataatctcatttcgaataatgtcactttaattggaaaaactccctgattcctaggaaaaaggaggtgtgacaacaaccgcacagtagaaacctcgtgcaaacacaataacaaacGCACGGCAGagaacctcgtgcaaacacaaaaacaaccgcacggcagaaatctCGTCCAAACACAATAataaccgcacgacagaaatctcatgcaaacacaataacaaccgcacggtagaaacctcgtgcaaacacaataacaattCTCACAACAACACGTGTGCtaaaacataacaactcaaataaatgactttcacaatataTGCCCACATGCCacaatattttctcaaaatagTTTCGATATCATAACCacgcatagccctcggctcaacaacactgaatataacagcaacaatgacaataatacgagaatacggcaagtaaatcaactcaggaacTTCAGAACACAAGGAAACGGAAGAACGTactcacaaagaaagacacaacagTGAGTAATGGTCTCAACGGGAATAGTTCAACAAGGAAGAGATAATGTGTAgcaatgattccacaaaagtacaattcaacgataagagggataacaaaacttcatttaGGGTTGAACAATTGCGGAAGAGatataacaaattcaattaaagataagcaaaTTATGGAAAAAGataataacttcaactaatgataggcaattacggaaaagataataataacctcaatcaaggatagcatggcaataaaagaggcaacaagttcagttaaggcacataagagtttaatcggcaataagggtaaaacatgaagcaataaattccaaataagacacgtaagaGTAGATTTAGTAAATGAGGAATTTAACATGATAAAATAACTTCATATTTAatggacataagaacctaagagcacAAAGCGGTCAAATTTTTtaaataagcccgagcacgtactcgtcacctcgtgtacacggcttTTACATGACACAATTAAcataaatgactcaaatcctaaggggtagatCCTCCacgcaaagttaggcaagatacttaccttaaagaAGCTAGACTGTTACTCTAAAATGATCTCGAGTGAAACatcctccggacggctcaaatctagccaaaataacttcgaATCATTAAGaaaactcataggaaataattatggataataaaacttcaatctttaacaagaaCTAAAGGTCAACCCAAAAGTCACCCTTTGGGACCCCTCAGAactcgataaaattcacaaagcccgaacacacattccgatatgagttcaaccataccaaaatcatcaatttccgacatcaattcgtccttcaaatcatcattttgcatttaaaaagatttcttcaaaaattccatttttttctcaactcaaaacactaattataagataaaaataaagatagaatcatggaatataataaattctggGTGAAAAACACCTACCCCAATGATTTGCTTAAAAAACCCATGaaaaatcgctcaaaaccgaggtctacaactcaagaaatggtaaaaatggccaaaccctcgatttgaaaaatatattctgCTGCACAGGTATTTGCAAATCGCGAATGAAAAAATGACTACTACCCAGAAATTGTGCTACGCAATCGCGAACAGATAcatgtgatcgcgaagaaggaatactGATGCCCCAAGAAATGTACTATGTGATCGCGTAAGTAGAAATGTGACCGCGTACAAGACATCACACTGCCCCCACCAGAGGCTCTATGCAAACGCGGAAAAAGGGATGTGAACGCGAAGAAAGAGAAGCCACACGTACGCGATCGCGGACTGATCCATGTGAACGCGAAGGGGAAGAAAGACTAGTCCACCAAACCGCTTTCGCGATCACGGCTacacctatgcgatcgcagagaaggACATTATACACCAAAAATGCAGCATTCCAAAACATAAGAAAATGGCccatagcccatccgaaacacgcccgggGCTCCCAGGACCCCATCCatacataccaacaagtttcataataTAACATGGAtccgctcgaggtctcaaatcacctcaaacaacgtcgaaattatgaatcgcaccacgaatcgaacttatgcattttcaaatcttctaacttccaaaactcgtgccgaaacatatcgaATCAACCAGGAATGACGTAAAATTTTGCATGCATGTTCCAattgacataacggagctaatccaactctcgaaatcgcattccgaccccgatatcaccaaggtcaactctcggtcaaacctttcaaccttccaaaacttcaactttctaattttcgccgaaatgcttcaaattatcctacggacctccaaatccggatgcacgcctaagtccgaaattaccatacgaagctattggaatcatcaaaacgtCATTTCAGAGTTGTCTATATAAAAGTCAAAACTCCGAttaactcttaccgcttaagtttctaaaacaagaatcattcttccaaattgatcctgaatcatccgaaaatcgaaCTTGGCCACAtatgcaagtcataacacataatacgaagctactcgagaccttaaaaCGCCGAATGAAATGTAAAttgtcaaaacgaccggtcgagtcgttacagtcATCGAGTGCTTAGCATTCCTATCTTGTGCACCCTTTTCTGCAATTAACAGCAGAGGCAGATGGGCATTTCTATCATGATTTAACGACTATTGAGTTGTTCTTACATGCATTCCATAGAAAAAGAACAAGGTCAAATGCCGTTAAGGAGAATAATTAGGTTggatttaaatattaaattaactCATGAGAGTTAGGTAAGAGGGTTGATAATTTAAAATTTGCAAGTCAACATTCAAACTTGGAATGCTTGTTTGAAAAAGAATTGTAAGTTGTTTTCTCGTGGGGTTTCCCGTTTCCAATTTTTACAATCATTTTAATAAAGCTAATGAAAGTAATGATCAGCACCAAAGAAGAGTTGTTAATTACATGGAAATAGGTTGAGTAATCTTTTGGAGTCGATCAAATTACATTGAATTGAGACATTTTTATATTAGTGCAATTTTAAATCAATAAAGGATAAGAGAAATATGTGTTTAGTCTTTAATGGTCGCTACATGTTTTAAAAACGAATCACgagaatatatttattttattttaaaacgtACTACAAAAAAAGTGTGACGTAAAATggaattattaaaagaaaaactcGGCTGAAATGTCGAGGAAGTTATTTCAAAGTGGGTGTCTTCTCATCTCGTTAATGGAATTTAGCAGCCTTCCTCTATTTGTCCATTACCAGCGTGATCATTTTATCTTGTTGACTGATTATTtaattatgaaaattttaaatattgataTTCAACTTTTTTTTATAATGATATTCCAATgtaaacaatgaagaaaataatgAAACATTAAGAGTACAATTCTCTTcaagtttgttttcctttttattttaatattacatttttatttccttttattttacttttaccttttagttttctgTATCTCTGTAAATATGGAGACATTATTTGAAATTCTGAATATAGAATAGTAACAATTAGCTTTCTGATTCAATAAATACAAAGCTACAAAATTTGTCTAGTTAAATTTAATGTTGTACATAGGTTGGTCGGAAAACAATTCCAGAGCACGTTGAAAATTATTATTCCAAAATATTATGGGCACATTAAGGAATACAAATTCGGATATAACATCTCCAATTACACGTGTAAAAAATTCATTGGTTTACTTAAATATGTTCTAATTTGTGGACTGATTAAAGGAAGTTAGAGCAGAGAATTTTATCTTATGTCTCCTTCTGCTTTTGTTCTCTTcctttgctttcttcttcttttgaggaATAAAAGGAGggaaaaagtaaataaataaaaaacagagTTGTAATATGGAGGGAAATATAAGTAATGTGATCAAATATTGGATTGAAGGAGAAATTGAAACTTTTATTAAGGTATGGTTATCAATTTATGCATCACTATGCTACTGTTATTTAGTTACTAAAATTATTCCAAAAGGTTTATTTAGGCTCTTCTCTTTTCTCCCTATGATTTGTTTTTTCCTCTATCTCCCTCTCAAAATTAACTCTGTTCATCTTTGTGGTAACACTgcttttttcatttcttggctTTGCAATTTTAAGCTTCTTCTCCTTGCTTTTGACCATGGTCCACTTTCTGATTCTTCACTTTCTATCCCTAAATTTCTAATCCTTGCTTGCCTCCCCATCAAGATTCAgcaaaaatttcaagaaaaatcTGAACTTTCTGTTCAAAATGGGGTTAATAGAGGTAAACTTCATCAAAATGGCCATTTTCAAGAAACCCCATCAACAAAGTCAGCTGAAAGAATTTCTAGTGTACAAACAAGAAAGGATTTTGACAAAAATGGACATTTTCAAGAAACACCAGCTCTCAACTCAGCTGCTAAAACTGAAAATAACCCTTTTCAAGATGGTCATTTTCATGAAACCCCATCTCAAAAATCAGCTGAAAAATGTACTGGTGTTCAAAATGGGAAGTATAGTAACCAAAATGGCCATTTTCAAGAAAGGCCATTTCCATCTTCTGGAAAATCCAAGTCAGTTCTGAATTATGGCATAAAGGCACTTCTTTTTGCCTTAATTCTTAGAGTATATGACTATAGTGACTATATGCATCCCCATATAATTATGGTCATTTATTGCTTCCACATATACCTTAGCTTAGAAATCATTCTAGCCATTGTTTCGGGCTTGGCCCATGGGCTTCTCGGGCTTGAGCTCGAACCACAGTTCAATGAACCATATTTATCTACTTCACTACAAGATTTCTGGGGCCGGCGTTGGAATCTCATTGTCACTTGTATCCTTCGCCCCACGGTATACAATCCAACTTTAAGCCTTTCCACAAATATTTTGGGCCGGAAGTGGGCCCCACTTCCTGCCGTGATGGGCACGTTCGTTGTATCAGGCCTAATGCACGAGCTGATATTTTACTATTTGGGCCGGGTTAAGCCCACTTGGGAAATCACCTGGTTCTTTTTGTTACATGGAGTGTGTTTAAACATTGAGATTTGTATTAAGAAGGCGATTAATGGCGAGTTTAAACTGCCTAGGATTATCGGGAcgatctggaccgttggattTGTTATGATCACGGGTTTTTGGCTGTTCTTTCCTCAGTTGTTAAGGTGTAATTCTGATGTTAGAGCATTTGAGGAGTACGAAGCTATTGGTGCATTCTTTAAGGATGTTACAAATGCTGTGAATTTAACATTTTTGAGACATAAGCGGATCTAAAATTTTAGTTCCATGGGTTCAACATTTAAtgttatgagttcatatctactatttattataattttagtaattaTTTGCATATAAATTTATGCTCCTCGTTGAAAGTACTAGGTTCAGTGTCCGCCCCTGTTTTGAGATAATCCATAGACACAAATTTACTTACATTTAATGTATTTGTAACAAACCCATACACTCTTATAGCTAAGTTGATTGTATTTCCAATGCAATATAccattttcatctcttttatatTACGGTATTGATCGTACATAAAATCTAAAACAACCTCTAATGCGAAATGTATCATAAAAATTAGAAGGGGGTAAATACTAAATAAGGCAAGTGACACAAGAGCTTCATATCACGCAGATTTCTTGAAATTTTCTATGAATTCAATTCTAATAAAACTTTTGAATCTACATATTATTGTTAGATTAAAGGTAATCTCAAAAGACAACAAATCTTATGTGGAAAATAAATATGTTCTATCACCATAAATAAAAAAGATATTCTAATACTTTGATTCCATCAAATCTTGCAGAAAAGGAGAAATGGAAGGAGAAACGGAAGCTAGACAACATggcttctctttttctttttctttttctttttcttttttctttgtgaTTTTTGCTAACATTCAACTCGATATCCTTTTGACTTGCTAGTCATGAATTGTTTAATATGCACAATTTTATAAAGAATATTGGGGTGTCTAATAAGAACATATCTTAATTCATGtgtcaaaatgtaaaatttaacCTATTTTAGGGGGCCGGTTATGTATTTAACCAATTAATTTATTACATATTAACGAGTTAGTGCCCATATAGTCTATAGAGTCACAATTTGCTCTTAAAATTATAGTTACACAAGTCTGGAAATAACATCTGGAAATAACGAGTTAGTGCACATATAGTCTATGATTTTCTTTACAGGGAAAATGCTTTTCTTCTTCGTAACTTGTAAATCGTTAgttctttaattttaatttctaatttagtCAAAGAAATTGCTTAAGCTCATTCTGAATCTATAAGCAttcgaaaaattaaaaaaactcgTACCCTGTCGAAGGTGAGACTTACGGCCAATTAGGACGAAGCTAAAAAATTTAGTACGTTCGGACGaattcaataattatttttagactcttatttatattatgaattcAATTAAAAATATACTATAACTATTTAATTATGAATCTAATAACTACGAAAATTCAGAACACATAACTTACAAATCTTGACTCCGTCTCTGGATCAATTATCAAGAAAGACAGCGGACCCCAAATCTAGGTAACGACTACTAAAGGAGAAACAACTTTGCTTTTACTGTTAGAGACgatccagaatttaaattttat harbors:
- the LOC107824170 gene encoding acyl-CoA--sterol O-acyltransferase 1-like, which gives rise to MEGNISNVIKYWIEGEIETFIKVWLSIYASLCYCYLVTKIIPKGLFRLFSFLPMICFFLYLPLKINSVHLCGNTAFFISWLCNFKLLLLAFDHGPLSDSSLSIPKFLILACLPIKIQQKFQEKSELSVQNGVNRGKLHQNGHFQETPSTKSAERISSVQTRKDFDKNGHFQETPALNSAAKTENNPFQDGHFHETPSQKSAEKCTGVQNGKYSNQNGHFQERPFPSSGKSKSVLNYGIKALLFALILRVYDYSDYMHPHIIMVIYCFHIYLSLEIILAIVSGLAHGLLGLELEPQFNEPYLSTSLQDFWGRRWNLIVTCILRPTVYNPTLSLSTNILGRKWAPLPAVMGTFVVSGLMHELIFYYLGRVKPTWEITWFFLLHGVCLNIEICIKKAINGEFKLPRIIGTIWTVGFVMITGFWLFFPQLLRCNSDVRAFEEYEAIGAFFKDVTNAVNLTFLRHKRI